A DNA window from Pseudoalteromonas spongiae UST010723-006 contains the following coding sequences:
- a CDS encoding MAPEG family protein, whose amino-acid sequence MIWIYGPILAQLVLTFYLLIRAATKRIIAVRKKQLNYKTVQNINYSEMPQDILLAGRSYDNQFQQPVLFIILLGFLSFHSIETLIWMIAAWSYVALRFWHAFEHISARNLKRRTYAFGISSLLLMAMWMTFLLTQLF is encoded by the coding sequence ATGATTTGGATATACGGCCCTATTTTGGCACAGCTAGTTCTGACCTTTTATTTACTGATCCGTGCAGCAACAAAGCGCATTATCGCAGTGCGTAAAAAACAGCTCAATTATAAAACAGTACAAAATATTAATTACAGCGAAATGCCGCAAGATATTTTGTTAGCAGGGCGCAGCTATGACAATCAGTTTCAACAGCCAGTTTTATTTATTATTCTATTAGGCTTTTTATCGTTTCATTCTATTGAAACGCTCATTTGGATGATTGCTGCTTGGAGTTATGTTGCGCTACGGTTTTGGCATGCATTTGAGCATATCTCTGCACGCAATTTAAAAAGGCGTACATATGCATTTGGCATCAGCTCATTATTACTTATGGCAATGTGGATGACGTTTTTATTAACTCAGTTGTTCTGA
- a CDS encoding GGDEF domain-containing protein: protein MEFRLKNTLSHSAECLRKAVPLMVKYNIAVTPANYALWYSYVSGNHPKLNQKLDSALRTFGTCPPALSRDLFEEFLSDKDLELFDSVAEDINAVVAEVEKNVGQTLNSASDFSEILNSCNQELSDFSKEDASERDILELVNKLSEESKSMQHTTERFQQQLRAAYQEISKLRSELNESKKAASKDGLTGLNNRKSFDEDLDLLCNSHHSVLKLYLTIVDIDNFKQFNDDFGHQKGDLVLKVVAERLKKHADELNAAYRYGGEEFCILSQFKDKRSAVNYLEKIRVDIERLALKDNKTGKSLRSISASFGVAEFDGESCEMLLERADKALYKAKESGRNCIIVA, encoded by the coding sequence GTGGAGTTTCGTTTGAAAAATACCTTATCTCACTCAGCGGAGTGTTTACGCAAAGCTGTGCCGTTAATGGTTAAGTACAATATTGCGGTTACCCCAGCAAATTATGCGCTATGGTATAGCTATGTATCTGGTAACCATCCCAAGTTAAATCAAAAGCTCGATTCTGCGTTAAGAACCTTTGGTACTTGCCCGCCTGCATTGTCACGGGATTTATTTGAAGAGTTTTTATCAGACAAAGATCTTGAGCTGTTTGATTCAGTTGCTGAAGACATTAATGCAGTTGTTGCTGAGGTTGAAAAGAACGTTGGGCAAACCTTAAATTCAGCCAGTGATTTTAGTGAAATTTTGAATTCATGTAATCAAGAACTGAGCGACTTTTCAAAAGAAGACGCATCAGAACGGGATATTTTAGAGTTAGTTAATAAGCTGTCGGAAGAATCAAAAAGCATGCAGCATACAACCGAGCGTTTTCAGCAGCAATTACGTGCTGCATATCAAGAGATTTCCAAACTGCGCAGTGAGCTCAATGAATCGAAAAAAGCGGCATCGAAAGATGGTTTAACTGGCCTTAATAATCGTAAGTCATTCGATGAAGATCTCGACTTATTGTGTAACAGTCACCACAGTGTTTTAAAGCTCTATTTAACCATTGTGGATATCGATAATTTTAAACAATTTAACGATGATTTCGGTCATCAAAAAGGCGACCTCGTACTAAAAGTGGTTGCTGAAAGATTAAAAAAACACGCCGATGAACTTAATGCTGCGTATCGCTATGGTGGTGAAGAGTTTTGTATTTTGAGCCAGTTTAAAGACAAGCGCTCAGCGGTTAATTATTTAGAAAAAATTCGTGTCGATATTGAACGTTTGGCGTTAAAAGACAATAAAACAGGCAAATCATTACGCAGTATTTCAGCCAGTTTTGGTGTAGCCGAGTTTGATGGTGAATCGTGTGAAATGCTTCTCGAACGTGCAGATAAAGCACTGTATAAAGCGAAAGAATCAGGTAGAAACTGCATTATTGTTGCTTAA
- a CDS encoding metal-dependent hydrolase family protein, with product MFKRTLIALAALSSFSAVAEQLVLNADAALDINTGTLIKPATLVIEDNKIVSLSKSNRKAYAPDAKVMELKGYTLLPGLFDMHVHLTSDAQVHGYKRLQRTTQRSAITGVRNAKRTLEAGFTSVRNLGAPGYADIALKDAIRDGDVPGPRIFAAGPSLGVTGGHCDNNLLTHEHAVTSQGVADGPWAVRAKVRENIKYGADVIKFCATGGVLSKGTKVGAQQYSQEEMTAIVDEAHLRGLTVAAHAHGTDGIKSAIKAGVNSVEHVSFVDDEAIQLALEKGTYFSMDIYNTEYILSEGKKAGILEESLNKERKVGSRQRASFAKAVKAGVNMVFASDAGVYPHGDNGHQFSRMVKFGMTELQALQAATINAATLLKQQNSLGSLDAGKFADVIAVKGNPLENISTMEQVDLVIKDGKVEVNLMK from the coding sequence ATGTTTAAACGTACACTTATTGCGTTAGCAGCGCTCAGTAGCTTTTCAGCTGTGGCAGAGCAGCTTGTATTAAACGCCGATGCGGCACTTGATATCAATACAGGCACATTAATTAAACCAGCCACACTGGTCATTGAAGATAATAAAATTGTGAGCCTTAGCAAAAGCAATCGCAAAGCTTACGCACCTGATGCCAAAGTAATGGAACTAAAAGGCTACACATTATTGCCAGGGCTTTTTGATATGCATGTGCATTTAACAAGTGACGCCCAAGTACACGGTTACAAACGCCTGCAACGCACTACGCAACGTTCTGCAATTACCGGAGTGCGTAATGCAAAACGTACATTAGAGGCCGGTTTTACATCGGTACGTAACTTAGGCGCACCAGGTTACGCCGATATCGCGCTAAAAGATGCAATTAGAGATGGCGATGTACCCGGTCCTCGTATTTTTGCGGCTGGGCCAAGCCTAGGCGTTACTGGCGGGCACTGTGACAATAATTTATTAACCCATGAACATGCAGTGACAAGTCAAGGTGTTGCCGATGGCCCTTGGGCAGTGCGAGCAAAAGTGCGTGAAAACATCAAATACGGCGCTGATGTTATTAAATTTTGCGCTACCGGTGGCGTGCTATCAAAAGGCACCAAAGTGGGTGCACAACAGTATTCACAAGAAGAAATGACAGCGATTGTTGATGAAGCTCATTTACGCGGCCTAACGGTAGCAGCGCACGCCCATGGTACCGATGGTATTAAATCGGCAATTAAAGCAGGTGTTAACTCGGTTGAGCATGTCAGCTTTGTGGATGATGAGGCAATCCAGTTAGCGCTTGAAAAAGGCACTTACTTCTCGATGGATATCTACAATACTGAATATATTCTTAGCGAGGGCAAAAAAGCCGGCATTCTAGAAGAAAGTTTGAATAAAGAACGTAAAGTAGGGTCGCGCCAGCGTGCGAGTTTCGCTAAAGCGGTAAAAGCGGGGGTGAATATGGTGTTTGCATCTGACGCTGGTGTATATCCTCACGGTGACAACGGTCACCAATTTAGCCGCATGGTGAAATTTGGCATGACTGAGTTACAAGCGCTACAGGCGGCAACCATTAATGCCGCAACGTTACTTAAACAACAAAACTCTCTTGGTTCATTAGATGCTGGGAAGTTTGCCGATGTGATCGCGGTAAAAGGCAACCCTCTTGAGAACATCAGTACAATGGAACAGGTTGATCTTGTTATAAAAGACGGCAAAGTTGAAGTTAATTTAATGAAATAA
- a CDS encoding ABC transporter substrate-binding protein: MKPIHLILVIFTSLLLSSCSQPHNPKIKLAINPWPGYEFLYLANEKGLFKQAGLDIEIIEAPSLAEVKRFFRQGKANAMTSTMIEAVSLAAQHKKPISIVLVTDYSNGGDMILAKSDISELSQIKSKRVGVELGSLGSFFLHQALAKHDLALNDIEMLNIEQLDAPDAFDKDIIDAYVTYPPYSNLLLNEFELQKVFDSREIPKTILDVVTVSSELVEQNPEWIKRFHSAWQAALDYAKQNPIEANNIMAKREGISADEFAAAFQDLKVLSANEQREILSPKGLSQNMQQVCTVLNETNSINFECNALSQFLSIGKLSD, encoded by the coding sequence ATGAAACCAATCCATCTAATACTAGTTATTTTTACCAGCTTGCTATTAAGCTCATGCTCTCAGCCTCATAATCCAAAAATCAAACTGGCAATCAATCCATGGCCAGGTTACGAGTTTTTATATTTAGCGAATGAAAAAGGTCTATTTAAACAAGCGGGATTAGATATAGAAATCATTGAAGCACCGTCATTGGCTGAAGTAAAACGCTTTTTCCGACAAGGCAAAGCAAATGCCATGACCAGTACCATGATCGAAGCTGTATCATTAGCTGCGCAGCATAAAAAGCCGATATCAATTGTATTAGTAACGGATTACTCAAACGGCGGTGATATGATTTTAGCAAAGTCGGACATTAGCGAACTTAGCCAAATTAAAAGTAAACGTGTAGGTGTTGAGCTTGGTTCGCTAGGTTCATTCTTTTTGCATCAAGCTCTGGCGAAGCACGACTTGGCACTTAATGACATTGAAATGCTAAACATTGAGCAGCTTGATGCGCCAGATGCATTTGATAAAGATATTATCGACGCCTACGTAACCTACCCTCCCTATTCCAACTTACTATTAAATGAATTTGAGTTACAAAAGGTGTTTGATTCGCGTGAAATACCTAAAACGATTTTAGATGTGGTAACGGTTTCAAGCGAGCTAGTTGAACAAAACCCTGAGTGGATAAAACGCTTTCATAGCGCATGGCAAGCAGCTCTTGATTACGCGAAGCAGAACCCTATTGAAGCAAACAATATTATGGCTAAACGCGAAGGTATTAGTGCAGATGAATTTGCCGCAGCTTTTCAGGATTTAAAGGTGTTATCCGCAAATGAGCAACGAGAGATACTCTCGCCAAAAGGCTTATCGCAAAACATGCAGCAAGTGTGTACTGTGCTTAATGAAACAAATAGTATAAATTTTGAGTGCAACGCGCTCTCGCAGTTTTTATCTATAGGGAAATTAAGTGACTGA
- a CDS encoding GlxA family transcriptional regulator, which produces MHKIGILVNQGVMATAVTGVIDVLNVANGVYKKRTGANADAFSWQLIGVDKKYVESSQGLVFKADVWLEETSEFDVVIWPGSQYRSDQDLWQLCKSLKPFHPHIVKLAENAELVMSGCTAVPLLAHTGLLADKKITASWWLDSFFQRHIKGCKLDTSEMLRLDGKFLTCGATSSFLLLTWYLVRHYLGKDIADTVARYLLIDTEQVKQSAFFALNDLPEHQDAEMRKLEQWICDHLDSSIDVSTMAYKLNISERTLTRRFKKLLGVAPMQYVQIARIERACGLLKTTNKTAQQIALGLGYQDDAAFRKLFIKHKGVGMGEYRRNKEFFEL; this is translated from the coding sequence ATGCATAAAATTGGTATATTGGTTAATCAAGGAGTGATGGCAACCGCAGTTACAGGTGTAATTGATGTACTCAATGTGGCGAATGGTGTTTACAAAAAACGCACTGGCGCAAATGCAGATGCCTTTAGTTGGCAACTAATTGGCGTTGATAAAAAATACGTAGAATCGAGCCAAGGATTAGTGTTTAAAGCGGATGTATGGCTTGAAGAAACCAGTGAATTTGATGTGGTGATTTGGCCTGGCAGCCAATACCGCAGCGATCAGGATCTCTGGCAGCTATGCAAAAGCCTAAAGCCGTTTCATCCGCATATTGTTAAGCTCGCAGAAAATGCTGAATTGGTAATGTCTGGGTGCACTGCTGTTCCGCTGCTGGCGCACACAGGCTTACTGGCTGATAAAAAAATTACCGCTAGCTGGTGGCTAGATAGTTTTTTTCAGCGTCATATAAAGGGTTGTAAACTCGATACGAGTGAAATGTTGCGACTTGATGGTAAGTTTTTAACTTGTGGTGCAACTTCGAGTTTCTTGTTATTAACTTGGTATTTAGTGCGTCATTATTTAGGTAAAGATATTGCCGATACAGTTGCTCGATATTTATTGATAGACACGGAACAGGTAAAACAAAGCGCATTTTTTGCGTTAAATGATTTACCTGAACACCAAGATGCGGAAATGCGAAAGTTAGAGCAGTGGATCTGCGATCACTTGGATAGCAGTATCGATGTATCAACTATGGCGTATAAGCTTAATATTAGTGAGCGCACATTAACTCGTCGATTCAAAAAGCTGTTAGGCGTTGCGCCCATGCAGTATGTACAAATTGCACGCATTGAACGCGCGTGTGGTTTGTTAAAAACAACCAATAAAACGGCACAGCAAATTGCGTTGGGTTTAGGTTATCAAGATGATGCCGCGTTTCGTAAATTATTTATTAAACATAAAGGCGTTGGTATGGGCGAGTACCGCAGAAATAAAGAGTTTTTTGAATTGTAA
- a CDS encoding sulfite exporter TauE/SafE family protein, with amino-acid sequence MSQISIAITMAFGSFVAGGTALGGGAVAFPVMTKVLAIEPATAKVFSLAIQSFGMTAASLTIIFSGIKYYRSVVLLALFGALPGVAISLLFIADLLPRLITKSLFSVFLLVFAVTLLRAHWKGKQQLDIDFGCKKKNALVVFVALLGGIVSGLIGSGADIAIFALLMLHFKADLKVATATSVIIMAVTSVFASVINFLYLNAITAPISQYVLAAIPVVVVGAPLGAYCCAKVPKSVLLSFLLLLIGLEVAFTLYEIIGNL; translated from the coding sequence ATTGCGATTACTATGGCATTCGGGTCATTTGTTGCTGGCGGTACAGCGCTTGGCGGCGGTGCTGTGGCTTTTCCAGTCATGACAAAAGTGCTGGCCATTGAACCTGCTACTGCGAAAGTATTTTCACTCGCTATTCAGAGCTTTGGGATGACAGCTGCCAGTCTCACCATTATATTTAGCGGCATCAAATATTACCGTTCGGTTGTATTGCTTGCGCTTTTTGGCGCATTACCCGGCGTCGCTATCAGCTTGTTGTTTATTGCTGACCTTCTGCCTAGATTGATCACAAAATCACTGTTTAGCGTTTTTTTATTAGTCTTTGCCGTCACCCTGCTTCGTGCTCATTGGAAAGGTAAACAGCAGTTAGATATAGACTTCGGCTGTAAAAAGAAAAATGCGTTAGTGGTATTTGTGGCGTTGTTAGGAGGTATCGTCAGCGGCTTAATTGGCTCAGGGGCAGATATCGCTATTTTTGCCTTGCTAATGCTGCATTTTAAAGCTGATTTAAAGGTCGCGACTGCCACGTCAGTCATCATTATGGCGGTAACATCAGTATTTGCTAGCGTTATAAATTTCTTATATTTAAACGCGATAACCGCGCCAATATCTCAATATGTATTGGCGGCGATTCCGGTTGTTGTGGTAGGCGCACCTCTTGGCGCATACTGCTGCGCAAAAGTACCTAAATCCGTGTTATTAAGCTTTTTGCTACTGCTCATTGGTCTTGAAGTTGCCTTTACCTTGTATGAAATAATTGGCAATTTATAA
- a CDS encoding helix-turn-helix domain-containing protein, producing MTLGEKLKQLRQEKGLSQPELAAEAGIEQSYLSKLENDKSLPSNDILRKILAAFQVSLSDFVTDELVQKDMARLKQIPDIEQLIAQKSQNQFTQRRNFLLAASISIVLASTLFFIGYSKLIFNEYVYHYESIGVVKDDEPADIFSRWERYYLNTGEELSALQRQKKQKSLSLEMAKRRVTLVQMTPEYKGPSFTETVAGGRRIYKLDNLMSKKIRRPINSWLQVLGVLLFASGIMGFVLERRLFKLN from the coding sequence ATGACATTAGGCGAAAAGTTAAAACAATTAAGACAAGAAAAAGGGTTAAGCCAACCCGAATTAGCAGCTGAAGCCGGTATTGAACAATCGTATTTATCAAAGTTAGAAAATGATAAATCGCTCCCATCGAATGACATTTTGCGGAAAATACTCGCTGCGTTTCAGGTGTCACTGAGTGACTTTGTAACAGACGAATTAGTGCAAAAAGACATGGCACGGCTAAAGCAAATACCCGACATAGAGCAGCTTATTGCGCAAAAATCACAAAATCAATTTACGCAAAGGCGCAACTTTTTATTGGCTGCTAGCATAAGCATCGTGTTGGCCTCGACCCTGTTTTTTATTGGTTACAGCAAACTTATTTTTAATGAGTATGTGTATCACTATGAATCGATTGGTGTGGTGAAAGACGATGAACCAGCGGATATATTTTCGCGTTGGGAAAGGTATTATTTAAATACAGGTGAGGAGTTGTCGGCATTACAAAGGCAGAAAAAACAAAAATCCTTAAGCTTAGAAATGGCAAAACGTCGCGTTACATTAGTGCAAATGACACCAGAGTATAAAGGCCCAAGCTTTACCGAGACTGTCGCAGGGGGCAGACGCATTTATAAGCTTGATAACTTAATGAGTAAAAAGATTCGCCGCCCAATTAATTCATGGTTGCAAGTGCTTGGCGTACTGCTATTTGCATCAGGCATTATGGGTTTTGTATTAGAAAGGCGATTATTTAAACTGAACTAG
- a CDS encoding efflux RND transporter periplasmic adaptor subunit has protein sequence MKALLVKILVPIGIFIIGALGFNLIKASAADDGEKKPVDTRPTVSVTALKAIEHQVVLTSFGEVKPLETTRLAAQVSGEVISWHKNFVAGGLVKRGEVLFTIEKDNYQAALLQAEAALTSAQAALIEEQAKAQVAEDEAKRFPNKPRTDLFLRKPQVLSAQAQVKSAQAALMRAQRELADCEVKAPYDALIISRDIGVGQFVNKGAQVALLNNIEAAEIIVPIAGFDSLFLPSPLAETPVNIAYKGVNGFVRQGKIVRDLGVIDSATRMTHIVVQVDDPYNLKSRGSHLKFGKYVEVSFSGQQLSQVFKLPQELVNNRTVWVVDEAQKLKAKEVNVLRSEGAFFLIDKGLTNNDKLVLTLPEYPQEGMAVKLAASQSSEALK, from the coding sequence ATGAAAGCGTTACTCGTCAAAATTTTAGTACCAATCGGTATTTTTATTATCGGAGCTTTAGGTTTTAATTTGATCAAAGCAAGTGCCGCCGATGATGGCGAAAAGAAGCCTGTTGATACACGACCTACAGTGAGTGTTACGGCGTTAAAAGCAATAGAGCATCAAGTAGTACTAACCAGCTTTGGCGAGGTGAAGCCACTTGAAACAACACGCTTGGCGGCGCAGGTGTCAGGTGAAGTGATATCGTGGCATAAAAATTTTGTTGCGGGCGGCTTAGTGAAACGCGGTGAAGTGTTATTCACTATTGAAAAAGACAACTACCAAGCGGCATTACTGCAAGCGGAAGCGGCGCTTACGAGTGCACAAGCTGCATTAATCGAAGAGCAAGCTAAGGCACAAGTCGCTGAAGATGAAGCAAAACGTTTTCCTAACAAGCCTCGCACCGATTTATTCTTACGAAAACCACAAGTATTAAGTGCACAAGCCCAAGTAAAATCGGCACAGGCAGCATTAATGCGCGCGCAACGAGAACTTGCAGATTGTGAGGTGAAAGCACCCTATGATGCGTTAATTATTTCACGTGATATCGGCGTGGGGCAATTTGTTAATAAAGGGGCTCAAGTAGCCCTGTTAAATAACATTGAAGCCGCTGAAATCATAGTTCCGATCGCGGGCTTTGACAGCTTGTTTTTACCATCACCACTCGCTGAAACGCCGGTAAACATTGCTTACAAAGGTGTTAACGGGTTTGTTCGTCAAGGCAAGATCGTGCGCGATTTAGGCGTAATAGACAGCGCGACTCGAATGACTCACATCGTGGTTCAGGTTGATGATCCTTATAATCTTAAAAGCCGCGGAAGCCACTTAAAATTTGGTAAATATGTCGAAGTCTCATTTAGCGGTCAGCAATTATCACAAGTATTTAAATTGCCACAGGAGCTTGTTAATAACCGCACTGTATGGGTGGTTGATGAAGCGCAAAAATTAAAGGCCAAAGAAGTAAATGTGTTACGCAGCGAAGGTGCTTTCTTTTTGATTGATAAGGGCCTTACAAATAACGATAAGTTGGTGCTTACGCTCCCTGAGTATCCTCAAGAAGGCATGGCTGTAAAACTTGCGGCGAGTCAATCAAGCGAAGCGCTAAAGTAA
- a CDS encoding efflux RND transporter permease subunit, with the protein MKNNQQTGLIAFFANNSVAANLMMFFIILMGIVSYATIQRQMFPSIEINYITVSANYPGASPQEIEEGILIKIEESIKDITEIEKSISRAFRNGGSVTLEIDPDKNLAEVLDKVKLRVDGIATFPAGMEPVTVSQIEFQQDVINMALVGDLPLTQLKPIARQVETELLQLKNVSLVNLSTPDDEIAVEIQPDQLRKYNLTLSQVSDAIRRYSANISAGQLKTDSGIISVRVENQFYKGDEFRQIPVKVGNNGAKVLLGDIAEIKDQFVEGERYFQMSGANAISLSVKATKDQNMIPVAESVNRYIEERNKTLPPGVQLESIVDMTYYLNARLDMMLKNLFQGAILVALMLTLFLRFKLALWVMVGLPVCFLGAMMMMPMVGVSINIVSLFAFIMVLGIVVDDAIVIGESAYSEIERSGPGVTSVVRGAQRVATPATFGVLTTIAVFAPFTLSSGPESAFFVSIAAVSILCLIFSLIESKLILPAHLAHTHFSEVKTDGFRAKFNKRFFGFVNGPYQRFVIKCVEWRYAVFAVFVALLMISVGLLAGNYVRVVPTPKVPHDFPTIRIEMNDNVSDMQTISALQTIEAVITQIDKETQANTGQTMIRDMLVFNQGRTEGQLVVPLVDEELRPYNTFELSRRWREALPEIPGLKSINIQDDVNGGGNDGEFGYLLFGPDIDTLNAAGRQFIAMLQQQKGLFDISSTIDPASKEVQISLKPVAYDLGLNLANIANQVGASFYGGEAQRVIRNGEEVRVMVRYPKLTREAYSSLKYTVITTPSGKEVMLGDVVDLVEKPGISYIRREGGYRSVYIWGAIDEEVVEPDAVVKSVKDELLPQLKEQFPTVKSELGGSIEEQQAQANEQKLFFVAGMFIVYILLAVPLKSYFQPLIIMSVIPFSMVGAIWGHFSFGLDISLMSTFGLIAAAGVVINDSLVMTDFVNQMRAQGASIKEAVTKAGCARFRAITLTSITTFVGVLPIMFETSLQARFVIPMAVALGFSVLFATLVTLVLVPCMYLILQDLGNGFIWLWNKITSLFGRKTSLQN; encoded by the coding sequence ATGAAAAATAACCAACAAACAGGGTTAATTGCTTTTTTTGCTAATAACTCCGTAGCCGCCAACTTAATGATGTTTTTCATTATTTTAATGGGTATTGTGAGCTACGCGACTATTCAGCGACAAATGTTTCCGAGCATCGAAATTAACTACATTACGGTTAGTGCTAACTACCCCGGTGCATCCCCGCAAGAAATAGAAGAAGGTATTTTAATAAAAATTGAAGAATCGATTAAAGACATTACTGAAATTGAAAAGAGTATTTCACGTGCGTTCCGTAATGGCGGTAGCGTAACGTTAGAAATCGATCCCGATAAAAATCTTGCGGAAGTACTCGATAAAGTAAAACTGCGAGTGGATGGTATTGCCACTTTTCCCGCGGGTATGGAGCCAGTGACTGTGTCACAAATCGAATTTCAGCAAGATGTTATTAATATGGCGTTAGTTGGGGATTTACCGCTCACTCAGTTAAAACCAATTGCACGTCAGGTAGAGACGGAATTGCTGCAATTAAAAAATGTCTCACTGGTTAACTTAAGCACGCCAGACGATGAAATAGCGGTTGAAATTCAACCCGATCAGCTGCGTAAATATAATCTCACCTTAAGCCAAGTAAGTGATGCGATTCGTCGCTATTCTGCCAACATTTCAGCAGGCCAACTGAAAACCGACTCGGGCATTATTTCTGTGCGTGTGGAAAATCAGTTTTATAAAGGCGATGAATTCCGTCAAATCCCCGTAAAGGTGGGCAACAATGGCGCAAAAGTATTGCTCGGTGATATTGCGGAAATTAAAGACCAATTTGTTGAAGGTGAACGCTATTTCCAAATGTCGGGTGCCAATGCGATTTCTTTGTCGGTAAAAGCAACGAAAGATCAGAATATGATTCCAGTTGCGGAATCGGTAAACCGCTATATTGAAGAGCGCAATAAAACACTGCCACCTGGCGTGCAGCTTGAAAGCATTGTTGATATGACATATTACCTCAATGCGCGTCTCGATATGATGCTGAAAAACCTATTTCAAGGTGCGATTTTAGTAGCCTTAATGCTAACTCTATTCTTACGCTTTAAATTGGCACTTTGGGTGATGGTGGGTCTGCCAGTGTGCTTCTTGGGTGCCATGATGATGATGCCGATGGTCGGCGTAAGCATTAATATTGTATCGCTTTTCGCCTTTATTATGGTGCTGGGTATTGTGGTTGATGATGCCATTGTAATTGGCGAAAGTGCCTACAGTGAAATTGAACGGTCCGGCCCCGGCGTAACAAGTGTGGTGCGTGGTGCGCAGCGGGTAGCGACACCAGCGACTTTTGGTGTACTAACCACCATTGCGGTGTTTGCGCCGTTTACGCTATCAAGTGGACCTGAAAGTGCATTTTTTGTTAGCATCGCTGCAGTTTCTATTTTGTGTTTAATCTTTAGCTTGATTGAATCTAAGCTAATTTTACCTGCCCACTTGGCGCACACTCATTTTAGTGAAGTAAAAACAGATGGCTTTAGAGCCAAGTTTAACAAGCGCTTTTTTGGCTTTGTAAATGGCCCTTATCAGCGTTTTGTTATTAAGTGTGTAGAATGGCGCTACGCTGTATTTGCCGTTTTTGTTGCGTTACTAATGATTAGTGTCGGTTTGCTAGCAGGCAACTATGTGCGCGTTGTACCAACGCCAAAAGTGCCACATGACTTCCCAACAATTCGTATTGAAATGAACGATAACGTTTCAGATATGCAAACGATTTCAGCGCTGCAAACAATTGAAGCTGTGATCACTCAAATAGATAAAGAAACCCAAGCAAATACCGGACAAACAATGATCCGCGATATGTTGGTGTTTAACCAAGGTCGTACCGAAGGCCAACTTGTTGTTCCTTTGGTTGATGAAGAATTAAGACCATATAACACCTTTGAACTGTCGCGTCGTTGGCGTGAAGCATTACCCGAAATTCCGGGACTTAAATCAATTAATATTCAAGATGATGTAAACGGTGGCGGTAATGATGGCGAATTTGGTTATCTGTTATTTGGCCCAGATATCGATACTTTAAATGCTGCAGGTCGTCAGTTTATTGCCATGTTGCAACAACAAAAAGGTCTGTTTGATATTAGCTCGACAATCGACCCTGCCAGTAAAGAAGTGCAAATCAGCTTAAAGCCTGTTGCGTACGATCTAGGGCTTAATCTTGCCAATATTGCTAATCAGGTAGGCGCAAGTTTTTATGGTGGCGAAGCGCAGCGAGTCATTCGTAATGGCGAAGAAGTGCGGGTAATGGTGCGTTATCCTAAATTAACACGCGAAGCGTACTCGTCACTTAAATATACCGTTATCACAACACCTAGCGGCAAAGAAGTTATGTTAGGTGATGTTGTGGATTTAGTTGAAAAGCCGGGCATTAGTTATATTCGCCGTGAAGGGGGTTATCGTAGTGTGTATATTTGGGGCGCGATTGATGAAGAAGTGGTTGAGCCCGATGCAGTTGTTAAATCGGTTAAAGATGAATTACTTCCACAACTTAAAGAGCAGTTCCCAACCGTAAAATCTGAGCTTGGCGGTTCCATTGAAGAGCAGCAAGCGCAGGCCAATGAGCAGAAACTGTTTTTCGTAGCTGGTATGTTTATTGTTTATATTTTGCTGGCAGTGCCACTGAAGAGTTATTTCCAGCCGTTAATTATTATGTCGGTGATTCCATTTAGTATGGTGGGAGCAATTTGGGGACATTTCTCGTTTGGTTTAGATATTTCATTGATGTCGACCTTTGGTCTTATTGCTGCAGCTGGGGTGGTTATTAATGACTCCCTAGTTATGACCGATTTTGTTAACCAAATGCGAGCGCAAGGCGCATCGATAAAAGAGGCGGTAACAAAAGCGGGGTGTGCACGTTTTCGCGCAATTACACTGACCTCAATCACCACGTTTGTTGGGGTATTGCCAATTATGTTTGAAACCAGCTTACAAGCGCGCTTTGTTATCCCAATGGCAGTTGCTCTTGGCTTCTCGGTGCTGTTTGCCACATTGGTAACACTAGTGCTAGTGCCATGTATGTACCTTATCTTACAAGATCTTGGCAATGGGTTTATTTGGTTATGGAATAAAATCACCAGCCTTTTCGGAAGGAAAACCAGCTTGCAAAATTAA